One region of Sphingomonas abietis genomic DNA includes:
- a CDS encoding multiubiquitin domain-containing protein, with product MSNLENRKDEVVIVHDRAGVEVGVDIRHENGREIIEVDIEKCGRDNRPPPPHAHRFRIKIDHVYFVIEERLPTARKLLEIAGKVPPDKFELEKRMHGGEYVSLDLDEKVDLGEPGIEVFETFPLDETEG from the coding sequence ATGTCCAATCTTGAGAACCGCAAGGACGAAGTTGTCATCGTCCATGACCGCGCGGGCGTCGAAGTTGGTGTCGACATCCGACATGAGAATGGCCGCGAAATAATCGAGGTCGATATCGAGAAATGCGGTCGGGACAACCGTCCTCCTCCGCCCCATGCCCACCGCTTCCGTATCAAGATCGACCACGTCTATTTCGTGATTGAGGAGCGGCTCCCGACTGCCCGCAAACTTCTTGAGATCGCCGGCAAGGTTCCGCCGGACAAGTTCGAACTCGAGAAACGCATGCACGGCGGTGAGTATGTCTCGCTCGACCTGGATGAGAAGGTCGATCTTGGAGAGCCGGGCATCGAGGTCTTTGAGACCTTTCCGCTCGACGAGACTGAAGGCTGA
- a CDS encoding ThiF family adenylyltransferase: protein MDTLRITGRQHSQLMAHLHDGTGLEAVAVGLCGRGGTSDRHLFVLHHLVEIPHSLCNRQIDSITWPTRSLRNLLAQAAHDRLAVIKFHSHGGGARFFSTRDDTSDAELYAAVGLKVPGEHLSAVLLPNGEIFARRLTAGSVSGPVDRISIVGDDLAFWGGAGAEDDVRTRDFDVRHRQAFGERTTRILSSLSVAVVGVSGTGSPTVEMLARLGVGRIVLVEFDVVEDKNLNRIWGAKRIHAEEKVNKARMMKAHIESLGLGTIVEIVPNRIDDPGSVRLVSTCDAVFGCMDSVEGRDILNRIATFYSLPYIDIGVRLDADGEGGMASISAGIHYLVPGGSSLRSRGVYTDADLHAEYLYRTDPVFYEDQVRRGYIKGVNVERPAVISINTAAAAFAVNELLARLHPFRTRSNGDFAIQKILFSHGRTAPREAGEPDDLLAPLVGRGDCIPLLMSPRISEAA from the coding sequence ATGGACACTCTTCGCATTACCGGGCGCCAGCACAGTCAGTTGATGGCGCATCTACACGACGGCACTGGCCTCGAGGCTGTCGCCGTTGGTCTCTGCGGCCGAGGCGGAACCTCTGACCGCCACCTCTTCGTGCTGCACCACCTCGTCGAAATTCCTCATTCCCTGTGCAATCGCCAGATCGATTCGATCACGTGGCCAACTCGAAGCTTGCGCAACCTTCTCGCTCAGGCCGCCCACGACCGACTAGCCGTCATCAAGTTTCATTCGCACGGCGGGGGAGCGCGATTCTTCTCTACGCGCGACGATACATCCGATGCAGAACTCTACGCTGCTGTTGGCCTGAAGGTTCCAGGCGAGCATCTCAGCGCCGTCTTGCTTCCGAACGGCGAAATCTTCGCTCGTCGTTTGACGGCCGGTAGTGTCTCCGGCCCGGTAGATCGCATCAGCATAGTCGGTGACGACTTAGCGTTCTGGGGAGGCGCTGGCGCGGAGGACGACGTTCGCACACGAGACTTCGATGTCCGTCACCGACAGGCCTTTGGGGAGCGCACTACCCGGATACTATCCAGTCTCTCTGTGGCCGTCGTCGGGGTTTCTGGGACCGGCAGCCCCACTGTTGAGATGCTCGCGCGTCTCGGCGTCGGTCGCATCGTGCTGGTCGAATTCGACGTTGTCGAAGACAAAAACCTCAATCGGATATGGGGCGCCAAACGCATTCACGCGGAAGAGAAGGTCAACAAGGCCCGCATGATGAAGGCCCATATCGAGAGCTTGGGGCTAGGCACCATCGTCGAGATCGTGCCCAACCGCATCGATGATCCCGGCTCCGTCCGCCTCGTTAGTACGTGCGACGCTGTGTTCGGCTGCATGGATTCGGTCGAGGGACGCGATATTCTAAATCGCATCGCCACATTTTACTCACTGCCCTACATAGACATTGGCGTCCGGCTTGACGCTGATGGCGAGGGCGGAATGGCCAGCATCTCGGCTGGAATCCACTATCTCGTCCCCGGTGGATCAAGCCTCCGATCACGAGGGGTCTATACTGATGCCGATCTCCACGCCGAGTATCTCTATCGTACCGATCCCGTTTTCTATGAAGATCAGGTCAGGCGGGGCTATATCAAGGGAGTGAACGTCGAACGCCCGGCCGTCATCAGCATCAACACGGCGGCAGCGGCTTTCGCTGTCAATGAGCTCCTAGCGCGACTGCACCCCTTCCGAACCCGGTCAAACGGGGATTTCGCGATCCAGAAAATTTTGTTCAGCCACGGGCGAACTGCGCCGCGAGAGGCAGGAGAACCGGATGATCTTCTGGCGCCTTTAGTGGGCCGAGGCGACTGTATCCCCTTGCTTATGTCGCCTCGCATCAGTGAGGCAGCATGA
- a CDS encoding E2/UBC family protein, with the protein MRREFDLGPDDIRTLEALGYRWETIKQGPSLWLILHDFPIPAGYNISVARVAIRLDTYPSGMIDMAYFFPPLSRLDGRQINNLTPFPLDGATYQQWSRHYAWTAGKDSLATHIRKVRGWLKHEFRKR; encoded by the coding sequence GTGCGCCGGGAATTCGATCTCGGTCCTGACGATATCCGAACGCTTGAGGCGCTCGGATATCGTTGGGAAACGATCAAGCAGGGTCCGAGCCTTTGGCTCATTCTTCACGATTTCCCGATCCCAGCGGGATACAACATATCCGTCGCCCGCGTGGCGATCAGGCTCGATACCTACCCGTCGGGCATGATCGACATGGCCTATTTTTTTCCGCCCCTATCGAGGTTGGACGGACGGCAAATCAATAACTTGACGCCGTTTCCCTTAGACGGCGCGACCTATCAACAGTGGTCCCGCCATTACGCCTGGACCGCCGGCAAAGACTCATTGGCCACGCACATCCGCAAGGTTCGCGGCTGGCTGAAGCATGAATTTCGCAAGCGCTGA
- a CDS encoding helix-turn-helix domain-containing protein encodes MAGEKEENETKSNFGSFLNDLRKSRGFTLRDVEKITDGSISNGYLSQLENGNIEKPSAAKLHHLANVYAVDYHVLMEHAGFVSEASAPMNRVATSVLGELTHEEEEQLLQYLSFIRSQKR; translated from the coding sequence ATGGCTGGAGAAAAGGAAGAGAATGAAACAAAAAGTAATTTTGGTAGCTTTCTCAATGATTTGCGTAAGTCGCGCGGTTTTACGCTTAGGGATGTCGAGAAAATCACCGACGGTTCGATATCGAATGGGTATCTAAGCCAGCTCGAGAACGGCAACATCGAAAAGCCGTCGGCAGCGAAGCTCCATCACTTAGCAAATGTCTACGCGGTCGATTATCATGTGCTGATGGAACACGCAGGATTTGTCTCAGAGGCGAGCGCTCCGATGAACCGTGTAGCAACATCGGTTTTGGGTGAGTTGACGCACGAGGAAGAGGAGCAGTTGCTCCAATATCTGAGCTTCATCCGGAGCCAGAAACGGTAG
- a CDS encoding DUF6527 family protein, which yields MMFEWLTATSTGLWRSARKSLARRLRSRVKVTAVDERPTMIRKNRLYVTVRSGKAGFGFMVCPCGCGETLHLRFFGDRHPRWSIGALKGNATVHPSVWRTTGCRSHFVLTDGQINWCE from the coding sequence ATGATGTTCGAGTGGCTGACCGCAACGAGTACGGGGCTATGGCGAAGCGCGCGCAAAAGTCTTGCTCGCCGTCTTCGATCTCGTGTCAAAGTCACAGCCGTTGACGAACGGCCAACCATGATCAGGAAGAACCGACTGTATGTCACCGTTCGCTCCGGAAAAGCCGGCTTCGGATTTATGGTTTGCCCATGTGGCTGCGGGGAGACTTTGCACCTGCGCTTCTTCGGTGATCGGCACCCGCGCTGGAGCATTGGTGCCCTGAAGGGAAATGCTACCGTTCATCCATCGGTATGGCGCACCACTGGCTGTCGTAGCCATTTCGTATTGACGGATGGTCAGATAAATTGGTGCGAGTGA